The Streptomyces sp. NBC_00670 genome window below encodes:
- a CDS encoding SCP2 sterol-binding domain-containing protein: protein MATIEECRTALRRFSETLAGAEGDAAAVAALDRSLSCRITDLDVTFVGRLRGGRIEVRDTVRGLPPEKAEIRLAMTGDDLVALVDGELQFARAWGSGRVKLEAGLRDLFRLRKLL from the coding sequence ATGGCGACGATCGAGGAGTGCCGTACGGCGCTGCGCAGATTCTCCGAGACCCTCGCGGGCGCGGAGGGTGACGCTGCGGCGGTCGCCGCCCTGGACCGCTCGCTGAGCTGCCGCATCACCGACCTGGACGTCACCTTCGTCGGCCGGCTGCGGGGCGGCCGGATCGAGGTGCGCGACACCGTGCGCGGACTGCCGCCCGAGAAGGCCGAGATACGGCTGGCGATGACGGGCGACGACCTGGTGGCCCTGGTCGACGGCGAACTGCAGTTCGCGCGGGCGTGGGGTTCGGGCCGGGTCAAACTGGAGGCGGGGCTGCGGGACCTGTTCCGGCTCAGGAAGCTTCTGTAG
- a CDS encoding ABC transporter ATP-binding protein, with protein sequence MSGPAREDPAHAHPVHTHPAREDPANKNTRRSTVNRLSADNVTLAYDQRVIAEQLSVEIPDNSFTVIVGPNACGKSTLLRALSRMLRPNEGRVLLDGQVIQSMPAKKVARTLGLLPQSSIAPDGITVGDLVGRGRYPHQGLLRQWSAEDERVVRESMARTRVGELADRYVDELSGGQRQRVWIAMALAQQTPLLLLDEPTTYLDIQHQIDVLDLCADLHEEQGRTLVAVLHDLNHAARYATHLVALRDGRVVAEGAPKEIVTAELVEEVFGLRCQIIDDPETGTPLVVPAARRARAQAETEAPREKVPEPAAEAS encoded by the coding sequence ATGAGCGGCCCGGCGCGCGAGGACCCGGCCCACGCACACCCGGTGCACACACACCCGGCGCGCGAAGACCCGGCGAACAAGAACACCCGAAGGAGCACCGTGAACCGCCTGTCCGCCGACAACGTCACCCTCGCCTACGACCAGCGCGTGATCGCCGAGCAGCTGTCGGTGGAGATACCCGACAACTCCTTCACCGTGATCGTCGGCCCCAACGCCTGCGGCAAGTCCACGCTGCTGCGCGCGCTGTCACGGATGCTCCGTCCGAACGAGGGACGGGTGCTGCTCGACGGGCAGGTCATCCAGTCGATGCCCGCGAAGAAGGTCGCCCGCACCCTCGGGCTGCTGCCGCAGTCGTCGATCGCGCCGGACGGGATCACCGTCGGCGACCTGGTCGGCCGCGGCCGCTACCCGCACCAGGGGCTGCTGCGGCAGTGGTCGGCCGAGGACGAGCGGGTGGTCCGGGAGTCGATGGCCCGCACCCGGGTCGGCGAGCTCGCCGACCGCTACGTCGACGAGCTGTCCGGCGGGCAGCGGCAGCGGGTCTGGATCGCCATGGCGCTCGCCCAGCAGACCCCGCTGCTGCTCCTGGACGAGCCGACCACCTACCTCGACATCCAGCACCAGATCGACGTCCTCGACCTCTGCGCCGATCTGCACGAGGAACAGGGGCGCACACTCGTCGCCGTCCTGCACGACCTCAACCACGCGGCCCGGTACGCCACGCATCTCGTCGCGCTGCGGGACGGGCGGGTGGTGGCCGAGGGGGCGCCGAAGGAGATCGTCACGGCGGAGCTGGTCGAGGAGGTCTTCGGGCTGCGCTGCCAGATCATCGACGACCCGGAGACGGGGACCCCGCTGGTGGTGCCGGCGGCCCGCAGGGCCCGTGCGCAGGCGGAGACCGAGGCTCCCCGCGAGAAGGTCCCCGAGCCGGCCGCGGAAGCCTCCTGA